One Cohnella candidum genomic region harbors:
- a CDS encoding cytochrome c biogenesis CcdA family protein produces the protein MADVNVGIAFAAGFASFISPCCLPLYPSYLSYITGVSVTQIKTDTSRQIRVKTMTHTLFFILGFSMVFFALGYGANAFAETFREYQDVIRQISAILIVLMGLFLLGIFQPQLLMKERKMDVSTRPAGYVGSFVFGVGFSAGWSPCIGPILSSIILLAASNPGTWAGLTSAYSLGFAVPFFVLAFFIGSTRWILKYSNAMMKIGGALMVVMGLLLFTDRMIVITIWLQSITPDWLKF, from the coding sequence TTGGCAGACGTAAACGTAGGGATCGCTTTCGCGGCCGGGTTCGCTTCTTTCATTTCCCCGTGCTGCTTGCCGCTTTATCCGTCCTACCTTTCTTACATAACGGGCGTTTCCGTTACTCAGATCAAGACGGATACGAGCCGGCAAATCCGGGTCAAAACGATGACCCACACGCTTTTTTTCATTTTGGGATTCTCGATGGTGTTTTTCGCCCTCGGGTACGGAGCCAACGCTTTCGCCGAAACGTTCCGGGAATACCAGGACGTCATCCGTCAGATTTCGGCCATCCTGATCGTGTTGATGGGCTTGTTCCTGCTCGGGATCTTCCAACCCCAATTGCTCATGAAAGAACGCAAAATGGACGTATCCACGCGACCTGCGGGATACGTCGGTTCATTCGTGTTCGGCGTCGGCTTTTCCGCGGGCTGGTCGCCTTGCATCGGACCGATCCTGTCGTCGATCATTCTGCTCGCGGCGAGCAACCCCGGCACTTGGGCCGGGCTCACTTCCGCTTATTCGCTCGGCTTTGCCGTCCCTTTCTTCGTGCTGGCTTTCTTCATCGGTTCTACGCGGTGGATTTTGAAATATTCGAACGCGATGATGAAGATCGGCGGCGCGCTCATGGTCGTCATGGGGCTGCTGCTGTTTACGGACCGGATGATCGTCATCACGATCTGGCTTCAAAGCATCACGCCGGACTGGCTCAAGTTTTAA
- a CDS encoding metal ABC transporter solute-binding protein, Zn/Mn family, with protein sequence MDFRPKFGRRSRSAAALVLLAALAVVLSLSACGKNGNSLVKGKINVVTTFYPLYYMAHEIGGEDANVVNLVPAGVEPHDWTPKSQDLQLASQAQLFVYNGAGLEGWTEDFLGGAGSGDKLLKVEASQGVKLINGSGGETGEGGLSVDPHTWVSPKSAVVMAGNIRDAFVKADAAHAAAYESRYQALKDKLDALDAEFAQGLAPYRGRDIVVSHQAFGYLCRDYGLRQTAVMGLSPEAEPRAQDMVNIIKYIKEHKIKAVFFEELVSSNLADTIASETDAQTLVLNPLEGLTNEQEKAGEDYISLMKRNLQNLQKALQ encoded by the coding sequence ATGGATTTTCGCCCGAAATTCGGCCGCCGTTCTCGTTCGGCCGCCGCTCTCGTTTTGTTGGCCGCGCTTGCGGTCGTACTGTCGCTCAGCGCCTGCGGCAAAAACGGAAACTCCCTGGTGAAAGGCAAAATAAACGTCGTGACGACGTTTTACCCCCTCTATTACATGGCCCATGAAATCGGGGGAGAGGACGCGAACGTCGTGAACCTGGTTCCCGCGGGTGTCGAACCGCACGATTGGACGCCGAAAAGCCAAGACCTGCAACTGGCCTCGCAGGCTCAACTCTTCGTGTATAACGGAGCCGGGCTGGAAGGGTGGACCGAAGATTTTCTCGGCGGTGCAGGCTCCGGCGATAAGCTTCTGAAGGTGGAAGCCAGCCAAGGCGTGAAGCTCATTAACGGCTCCGGCGGGGAAACCGGGGAAGGCGGCTTGTCCGTCGATCCGCACACCTGGGTGAGCCCGAAATCCGCCGTCGTCATGGCCGGCAATATCCGGGACGCTTTCGTGAAGGCGGACGCCGCCCACGCGGCAGCTTATGAAAGCCGCTATCAGGCGCTGAAGGATAAACTGGACGCGCTCGATGCCGAATTCGCGCAAGGCTTGGCGCCCTACCGAGGACGGGATATCGTCGTCTCCCATCAAGCGTTCGGTTACCTGTGCCGGGACTACGGCCTTCGACAGACGGCGGTCATGGGGCTTTCCCCGGAAGCCGAGCCCCGTGCCCAGGACATGGTGAACATCATCAAATACATCAAGGAGCATAAGATCAAAGCGGTTTTCTTCGAGGAGCTCGTCTCCAGCAACCTGGCGGATACGATCGCGAGCGAAACCGACGCGCAGACGCTCGTGCTGAACCCGCTCGAAGGGCTGACGAACGAACAGGAGAAAGCCGGGGAGGACTATATCAGCTTGATGAAGCGAAATTTGCAAAACCTGCAGAAGGCATTACAATAA
- a CDS encoding metal ABC transporter ATP-binding protein, which yields MNTAAAAMQPGCHREMISINRVSFSFGAKPVLSDLSFTIRERDFVGLIGPNGAGKSTLLRLIVGLLKPESGSIELFGTPADRFKDRHQIGYVPQRSQFNPLFPATVREVVLSGLFGRRKLFQRLTRQDQLRCDDALETMQIEDLGDKLIGALSGGQQQRVFLARALINNPKLLILDEPLTGIDAETQENFFHLIRHMHQKHDMTFLMVSHDMEMVRSYLGREPKETAGKLSFYVRHSHDVEDCAETDLFHTLRKEG from the coding sequence ATGAATACCGCCGCTGCCGCGATGCAACCCGGCTGCCATCGCGAAATGATTTCGATTAACCGGGTATCTTTCTCGTTCGGGGCCAAGCCCGTTCTGTCGGACTTGTCTTTCACGATCCGCGAGCGGGATTTCGTCGGCCTGATCGGTCCGAACGGCGCGGGCAAATCGACGCTGCTCCGGCTGATCGTCGGCTTGCTGAAGCCGGAATCAGGTTCGATCGAGCTGTTCGGCACACCGGCCGACCGATTCAAGGATCGCCATCAGATCGGTTACGTGCCGCAGCGCAGCCAGTTTAATCCCCTGTTTCCGGCCACAGTGCGCGAAGTGGTGCTCTCTGGGCTGTTCGGACGCAGGAAGCTGTTCCAGCGGTTGACCCGGCAGGATCAACTGCGCTGCGACGACGCGCTGGAAACGATGCAAATCGAGGATTTGGGAGACAAGCTGATCGGGGCTTTGTCCGGCGGGCAGCAGCAGCGCGTATTCCTCGCCCGGGCGCTCATCAATAATCCGAAACTGCTGATCCTGGACGAGCCGCTCACCGGCATCGACGCGGAGACGCAGGAGAATTTCTTTCACCTGATCCGCCACATGCACCAGAAGCATGACATGACGTTCCTCATGGTGTCTCACGATATGGAGATGGTACGGTCGTATCTCGGACGCGAGCCGAAGGAAACCGCGGGCAAACTGTCCTTCTACGTCCGCCACTCCCACGATGTCGAGGATTGCGCCGAAACGGACTTGTTCCACACTTTACGGAAAGAAGGTTAA
- the mntR gene encoding transcriptional regulator MntR: MPTPSMEDYLERIYRLIDEKGYARVSDIAEGLEVHPSSVTKMIQKLDKDDYLIYEKYRGLILTHKGKRMGKRLVDRHHLLETFLKTIGVLEENIYRDVEGIEHHLSWDSITCIETLVEYFNRDESRKTELQRIRSELDNE; encoded by the coding sequence GTGCCGACCCCGAGTATGGAAGATTATTTGGAGCGGATCTACAGGCTGATCGACGAGAAGGGATACGCCCGCGTATCGGACATCGCCGAAGGCCTTGAGGTTCATCCCTCTTCCGTCACGAAAATGATCCAGAAGCTCGATAAGGACGATTACCTGATTTACGAGAAATACCGCGGGTTGATCCTTACGCATAAGGGTAAACGGATGGGCAAACGGCTCGTCGACCGCCACCATCTGCTGGAAACGTTCCTGAAAACGATCGGCGTGCTGGAGGAAAACATTTACCGCGACGTGGAAGGAATCGAGCACCATTTGAGCTGGGATTCCATTACGTGCATCGAGACTTTGGTGGAGTATTTTAACCGGGACGAATCACGGAAAACGGAACTGCAGCGGATTCGCTCCGAACTGGATAATGAATGA
- a CDS encoding patatin-like phospholipase family protein, with protein sequence METTLVNAVFEGGGVRGISLAGAVRAAELACVRFHRVAGTSSGSIVAALVATGYTAVEMKEIIGSTPFRTFMQRAPIFNVGLVGPAVRMLLKKGLYSGDALEAWVAGLLAAKGVRVFGDLPPGKVRIIASDITNGKLLVLPDDIADYGLDPARFPVARAIRMSTSIPYFFDPVVLRQPLRPRKAYSKEILRAKFSYIVDGGLLSNFPLWLFEKDMLEGSPVPVVGFQMIGRSEVKQHRISGPITMFQAMFETMLGAHDERYIEEQKWLRTIRIPTLGVGTTQFDLKPEVSLSLYEAGLAAGQKFFSRWDRRTGKQRTELPGTFMK encoded by the coding sequence ATGGAAACGACGCTCGTGAACGCGGTTTTCGAAGGCGGGGGAGTGAGGGGCATTTCGCTGGCCGGAGCCGTAAGGGCCGCGGAGCTGGCTTGCGTCCGCTTCCACCGGGTGGCCGGTACGTCGTCCGGCAGCATCGTGGCGGCATTGGTTGCGACGGGATACACCGCCGTCGAAATGAAGGAGATCATCGGTTCGACGCCGTTCCGGACGTTCATGCAGAGGGCGCCGATTTTCAACGTGGGGCTCGTGGGACCAGCCGTTCGTATGCTCCTTAAGAAAGGGCTTTACTCCGGTGACGCACTGGAAGCTTGGGTAGCGGGTCTCCTAGCTGCTAAAGGGGTGCGGGTGTTCGGGGATTTGCCGCCGGGCAAGGTACGGATCATCGCTTCGGACATTACGAACGGCAAGCTGCTCGTTTTGCCGGACGACATCGCCGATTACGGTTTGGATCCGGCTCGTTTTCCCGTCGCCAGAGCGATCCGGATGAGCACGAGCATCCCGTATTTTTTCGATCCGGTTGTTCTGCGGCAGCCGCTTCGCCCGAGAAAGGCCTATTCCAAGGAAATCCTCCGCGCCAAGTTCTCTTATATCGTGGACGGCGGGCTGCTCAGCAACTTTCCGCTCTGGCTGTTCGAGAAAGACATGTTGGAAGGAAGCCCCGTGCCCGTGGTCGGATTCCAAATGATCGGCCGGTCGGAAGTGAAACAGCATCGGATCAGCGGGCCGATCACGATGTTCCAGGCCATGTTCGAGACGATGCTCGGCGCGCACGACGAGAGATACATCGAAGAGCAGAAGTGGCTTCGCACGATCCGCATCCCCACGCTCGGCGTCGGCACGACGCAGTTCGATTTGAAGCCGGAAGTCAGCTTAAGCCTTTACGAAGCGGGACTGGCGGCGGGCCAGAAGTTTTTCAGCCGTTGGGACCGGCGCACGGGGAAGCAGAGGACGGAGTTGCCGGGCACCTTTATGAAATGA
- the splB gene encoding spore photoproduct lyase, whose protein sequence is MSTVTLDPPKAERAAPKETSVFLPELVYFEPAALDYPKGQRILEYVKSKGLPYRTTTSHNRITDLPGETELEQYKIAKRTLVVGVRKTLKFDTSKPSAEYALPLATGCMGHCHYCYLQTTLGAKPYVRVYVNMDEILEAAQGYIDERAPEITRFEAACTSDPVGLEPITGSLADAILFMAKQPLGRLRFVTKFHHVDSLLPLAHNGNTRIRFSVNSDYVIKHFEPATSRFMERIEAAGKIARAGYPLGFIIAPIIWYDGWQEGYAELLEKLGKALPPEASNDLTFELIQHRFTKTAKTVIQKRYPKTKLEMDEEKRKKKWGRWGQHKYVYPDEQADALREFLTERIFGTFPSARIEYFT, encoded by the coding sequence TTGAGCACCGTTACCCTGGATCCCCCGAAAGCCGAGCGCGCGGCGCCGAAAGAAACGTCCGTATTTCTGCCTGAGCTGGTGTATTTCGAACCTGCCGCTCTGGATTATCCGAAAGGCCAGCGTATTTTGGAATACGTGAAAAGCAAAGGACTTCCTTACCGGACGACCACTTCCCATAACCGCATTACGGACCTGCCGGGCGAAACGGAGCTCGAACAATACAAAATCGCCAAAAGGACATTGGTCGTCGGCGTCCGCAAAACGCTGAAGTTCGATACGTCCAAGCCTTCGGCGGAATACGCGCTCCCCCTTGCGACAGGCTGCATGGGCCATTGCCATTATTGCTACCTTCAGACGACGCTCGGCGCGAAGCCGTATGTGCGCGTATACGTGAACATGGATGAAATCCTCGAAGCCGCGCAAGGGTACATCGACGAAAGGGCGCCTGAAATCACCCGCTTCGAAGCCGCGTGTACGTCCGACCCCGTCGGTTTGGAGCCCATTACCGGCTCGCTGGCCGATGCCATCCTCTTCATGGCGAAGCAGCCGCTCGGCCGGCTGCGCTTCGTCACGAAGTTCCACCACGTCGATTCGCTGCTGCCGCTGGCCCACAACGGAAATACGAGGATTCGGTTCAGCGTCAATTCGGATTACGTGATCAAACACTTCGAGCCGGCGACGTCCCGGTTCATGGAGCGGATCGAAGCCGCCGGAAAAATCGCCAGGGCCGGTTACCCGCTCGGGTTCATCATTGCGCCGATCATCTGGTACGACGGCTGGCAGGAAGGATACGCGGAGCTGCTCGAGAAACTCGGGAAAGCCCTGCCTCCGGAGGCGTCTAACGACTTAACGTTCGAGCTAATCCAGCACAGGTTCACGAAAACGGCGAAAACGGTCATCCAGAAAAGGTATCCGAAGACGAAGCTGGAGATGGACGAGGAAAAGCGGAAGAAAAAATGGGGACGCTGGGGGCAGCACAAGTACGTGTATCCGGACGAACAAGCCGATGCCCTGCGGGAATTTCTCACCGAGCGGATTTTCGGAACCTTCCCGTCCGCCCGGATCGAATATTTCACCTGA
- a CDS encoding DUF1385 domain-containing protein, whose translation MSQSPAVYGGQAVIEGVMFAGRNVNVTAVRRKNQEITFYEVPRSASSSFLKTVKKIPFIRGIVGIIESAAKGSQHLTYSAEAYAEDETDPQEAPAEKPKEKWNLTMILGVAVVGVLSFLLGKFVLTLVPAALESLLFGHAFQNRILHNLLEGVIKIILLLAYLWGISQTPLIKRLFQYHGAEHKVISAFEAGLDLTVENVQKQSRLHYRCGSSFIIFTVIVGVIIYSFFSWDSMAERLLQRILLLPVVLGVSYEVLRGTNALRDIPVLRALGYPGLWLQLLTTKEPTDDQVAVSIASFNRMRELDKQVNPV comes from the coding sequence ATGTCCCAATCCCCCGCCGTTTACGGCGGACAGGCCGTGATCGAAGGCGTGATGTTCGCGGGAAGGAACGTGAACGTGACGGCGGTCCGGCGCAAAAACCAAGAAATCACCTTTTACGAGGTCCCGAGGAGCGCGTCCTCGTCCTTTTTGAAAACCGTCAAAAAGATCCCTTTCATCCGGGGCATCGTCGGCATTATCGAATCCGCGGCGAAAGGCTCGCAGCATTTGACGTACTCTGCAGAAGCGTACGCGGAAGACGAGACGGATCCGCAGGAAGCGCCCGCGGAGAAGCCGAAGGAAAAATGGAACCTCACGATGATCCTCGGCGTCGCCGTGGTCGGCGTGCTGTCGTTCCTGCTCGGGAAATTCGTGCTCACGCTGGTGCCGGCCGCGCTGGAAAGCCTGCTCTTCGGACACGCATTTCAGAATAGAATATTACACAACCTTCTCGAAGGCGTGATCAAGATCATCCTGCTGCTGGCCTACCTTTGGGGCATCTCGCAGACGCCTCTGATCAAACGGCTGTTCCAATACCACGGCGCAGAGCACAAGGTCATCAGCGCGTTCGAAGCCGGCCTGGATTTAACCGTCGAGAACGTGCAGAAACAAAGCCGGCTCCACTACCGCTGCGGCAGCAGCTTCATCATTTTCACCGTCATCGTCGGCGTCATCATCTATTCCTTCTTCAGTTGGGACTCGATGGCCGAACGCCTGCTCCAGCGGATTCTGCTGCTCCCCGTCGTGCTTGGCGTCTCGTACGAGGTTCTCCGGGGCACGAACGCGCTTCGCGACATCCCGGTGCTCCGCGCGCTTGGTTATCCCGGCCTTTGGCTTCAGCTTCTCACGACCAAAGAGCCGACCGACGACCAGGTCGCCGTGTCGATAGCATCCTTCAACCGCATGAGAGAGCTGGACAAACAAGTCAATCCCGTGTAA
- a CDS encoding metal ABC transporter permease, which translates to MDLLTAEFFQRALIGGALIAVTAPLMGLFLVLRRLAMIGDTLSHVSIAGVALGFLLGVYPIAVGLLFAIIAAFGIEKLRRTYRTYAELSIAIIMSGGIALASIFFTLGISYNLNVNSYLFGSIYTLNSVDLLVIAIVTVVVLAIVLLHRKELFLLSFDEDAAAVNGLPVRYFNILISILTALVISAAIKIVGALLVSALLTVPAACSLALSRSFRQAIAIVVIIGEAAVLAGLWIAGIWNLAPGGTVVLLLIAILVLSLTVRRRLTRV; encoded by the coding sequence TTGGATCTGCTTACTGCGGAATTTTTCCAGAGAGCGCTGATCGGCGGGGCGCTGATCGCGGTGACAGCCCCGCTCATGGGGCTGTTTCTCGTGCTGAGGCGCCTCGCGATGATCGGGGACACGCTTTCCCACGTCAGCATCGCCGGCGTGGCGCTGGGCTTCCTGCTCGGCGTCTATCCGATCGCCGTCGGGCTGCTGTTCGCGATTATCGCCGCTTTCGGGATCGAGAAACTTCGTCGAACGTACCGGACCTATGCAGAGCTCTCGATCGCCATCATCATGTCGGGAGGCATCGCGCTCGCTTCCATTTTCTTTACGCTTGGAATCAGCTACAACCTGAACGTGAACTCCTATTTGTTCGGCAGTATTTATACGTTAAACTCGGTCGATCTGCTCGTGATCGCCATCGTGACGGTCGTCGTTTTGGCCATTGTCTTGCTCCATCGGAAAGAATTGTTCCTGCTGTCCTTCGACGAGGACGCCGCCGCGGTCAACGGGCTGCCCGTGCGATACTTCAACATCCTGATCAGCATTCTGACCGCGCTCGTCATCAGCGCGGCCATCAAAATCGTCGGCGCGCTGCTCGTGTCCGCGCTGCTGACCGTGCCGGCGGCGTGCAGCCTTGCGTTATCCAGAAGCTTCCGGCAAGCGATCGCGATCGTCGTCATCATCGGCGAAGCAGCCGTGCTGGCCGGCCTCTGGATCGCGGGCATCTGGAATTTGGCGCCGGGCGGCACGGTCGTGCTGCTGCTCATCGCGATACTGGTTTTGTCGCTGACGGTGAGAAGACGTTTGACGCGCGTATGA
- the yidD gene encoding membrane protein insertion efficiency factor YidD codes for MKIVRKSLQAPIRFYRKFISPLKPPTCRFAPTCSAYALEAIEVHGALKGSYLAAKRICKCHPFHPGGFDPVPPRRGPA; via the coding sequence GTGAAGATCGTCCGAAAATCGCTTCAGGCGCCGATCCGGTTCTACCGCAAATTCATCTCTCCGCTGAAGCCGCCGACTTGCCGCTTCGCCCCGACCTGCTCGGCGTACGCGCTTGAGGCCATCGAGGTGCACGGCGCCCTTAAGGGGTCCTATTTGGCGGCCAAACGGATCTGCAAATGCCATCCGTTCCATCCGGGCGGATTCGACCCGGTTCCGCCACGCCGGGGTCCGGCTTGA
- the metG gene encoding methionine--tRNA ligase, producing the protein MSENNAKRTFYLTTPIYYPSDKLHIGHAYSTVAGDVMARYKRLRGFDVRYLTGTDEHGQKIERKAKEAGKSPQQFVDDIVKGIQDLWKKLDISNDDFIRTTEPRHKEAVGKIFARLLEQGDIYKGTYEGWYCTPDEAFFLERQLVDGKCPDCGRPVEWVQEESYFFRMSQYADRLLAYYEEHPEFIQPESRRNEMINNFIKPGLEDLAVSRTTFDWGIPVPGDPKHVIYVWIDALSNYITALGYTSDNEELFHRYWPADVHLMSKEIVRFHTIYWPIMLMALGLPLPKKVFAHGWLLMKEGKMSKSKGNVVDPVTLIDRYGLDALRYYLMREVPFGSDGTFTPENFVERINYDLANDLGNLLNRTVAMIDKYFGGEVPAYESGATAFDADLESLAVQTVEKVEAAMENMEFSVALTAIWALVGRTNKYIDETQPWGLAKDEAERPALASVMGHLAETLRIVSVLIQPFLTKTPSRMREQLGIAEGDQTAWESLKTFGGSLAGVRVNKGDPLFPRLEMADEVSWIAQAMQGGAPAPASEKPAGGDASEAAPAAPAAEEAPELKTEIAIDDFAKVELRVAQVTACEPIPKADKLLKLQLDLGFEQRQVVSGIAQYYKPEELVGRKVICVTNLKPVKLRGELSQGMILAASKDGQLTIATVPDSMPNGAIVK; encoded by the coding sequence ATGTCGGAAAACAACGCAAAACGTACCTTTTACCTGACGACCCCGATTTACTATCCGAGCGATAAGCTGCATATCGGTCACGCTTATTCTACGGTAGCCGGCGACGTCATGGCCCGCTACAAACGGCTTCGCGGATTCGACGTCCGCTATTTGACGGGTACGGACGAGCATGGGCAGAAAATCGAACGCAAAGCGAAAGAAGCGGGCAAATCCCCGCAGCAGTTCGTCGACGACATCGTGAAGGGCATCCAGGATTTGTGGAAGAAACTCGACATTTCGAACGACGATTTCATCCGGACGACCGAACCGCGCCACAAGGAAGCCGTCGGCAAGATTTTCGCGCGGCTGCTCGAGCAAGGGGACATTTACAAGGGCACCTACGAAGGCTGGTATTGTACGCCGGACGAGGCATTCTTCCTGGAACGTCAGCTGGTGGACGGCAAATGCCCCGATTGCGGCCGACCCGTGGAATGGGTGCAGGAGGAAAGCTATTTCTTCCGCATGAGCCAGTACGCGGATCGTCTGCTTGCCTACTACGAGGAGCATCCGGAGTTCATCCAGCCGGAGTCCCGCCGCAACGAGATGATCAACAACTTCATCAAGCCGGGGCTCGAGGACCTCGCGGTATCCCGCACGACGTTCGATTGGGGGATTCCGGTTCCGGGCGATCCTAAGCATGTCATTTACGTCTGGATCGACGCGCTGTCCAACTACATCACCGCGCTCGGCTACACCTCGGATAATGAGGAACTGTTCCACCGTTATTGGCCGGCCGACGTCCACCTGATGAGCAAGGAAATCGTCCGCTTCCATACGATTTACTGGCCGATCATGCTGATGGCGCTAGGGCTTCCTCTTCCGAAGAAAGTGTTCGCGCACGGCTGGCTGCTGATGAAGGAAGGCAAAATGTCGAAGTCCAAAGGCAACGTCGTGGACCCCGTGACGCTGATCGATAGGTATGGGCTGGACGCGCTGCGTTACTATTTGATGAGGGAAGTTCCTTTCGGCTCCGACGGCACCTTCACGCCGGAAAACTTCGTGGAGCGGATCAACTACGATTTGGCGAACGATCTGGGCAACCTGCTGAATCGGACGGTCGCGATGATCGACAAGTATTTCGGAGGCGAAGTGCCGGCTTACGAGTCCGGCGCGACCGCATTCGACGCCGATTTGGAAAGCTTGGCCGTGCAGACGGTCGAGAAGGTGGAAGCGGCGATGGAAAACATGGAGTTTTCCGTGGCTCTGACCGCCATCTGGGCGCTGGTGGGCCGCACGAACAAATATATCGACGAAACCCAGCCTTGGGGGCTCGCCAAAGACGAAGCGGAGCGCCCGGCGCTGGCTTCCGTCATGGGACATCTCGCGGAGACGCTTCGCATCGTGTCCGTGCTGATCCAACCGTTCTTGACGAAAACGCCGAGCCGGATGCGCGAGCAGCTGGGCATCGCGGAAGGGGATCAAACGGCTTGGGAGTCGCTGAAAACGTTCGGCGGCTCGCTGGCGGGAGTCCGCGTGAACAAAGGCGACCCGCTATTCCCCCGCCTGGAGATGGCGGACGAAGTCTCCTGGATTGCCCAGGCGATGCAAGGAGGCGCTCCGGCACCGGCCTCGGAGAAGCCGGCCGGTGGGGATGCTTCAGAGGCGGCTCCGGCTGCTCCAGCTGCGGAAGAAGCGCCGGAACTGAAGACGGAAATCGCGATCGACGATTTCGCGAAAGTGGAGCTGCGCGTGGCGCAGGTGACGGCTTGCGAGCCGATTCCGAAGGCCGACAAGCTGCTGAAGCTGCAGCTCGACCTCGGCTTCGAGCAGCGGCAGGTCGTCTCCGGCATCGCGCAGTATTACAAGCCGGAAGAGCTCGTCGGCCGCAAGGTCATCTGCGTGACGAACCTGAAGCCGGTCAAGCTGCGGGGCGAGCTGTCCCAAGGCATGATCCTGGCCGCGTCCAAGGACGGGCAACTGACGATCGCCACGGTGCCGGACAGCATGCCGAACGGCGCGATCGTGAAATAA
- a CDS encoding YqhR family membrane protein has product MERHSAQKRQGDRNVTEPVVYCLKIGFFAGVIWGAVRWLAVAMNFTRVPQAFLVDPWVRRSALYHVTWQLVGYALFIGMSIVAAFAYYLVFRRFRGPAAGIAFGLGWWALLYLSIGPMMKAVPPLGKIGWNSLITDMCLFTVWGLFIGYSIAYEFNDDSRREFKLANV; this is encoded by the coding sequence TTGGAGCGCCATTCCGCGCAGAAGCGGCAGGGGGACCGGAACGTCACCGAGCCGGTCGTTTATTGTCTTAAAATCGGTTTTTTCGCGGGGGTGATTTGGGGGGCCGTCCGATGGCTCGCCGTCGCCATGAACTTCACCCGGGTCCCGCAGGCATTCCTGGTCGACCCATGGGTAAGGAGAAGCGCGTTGTACCACGTGACTTGGCAGCTCGTTGGTTATGCCCTGTTCATTGGGATGTCGATCGTGGCGGCGTTTGCCTATTATTTGGTGTTCAGGAGGTTCCGCGGGCCTGCGGCCGGTATCGCGTTCGGGCTGGGCTGGTGGGCTTTGCTATATCTGTCGATCGGTCCGATGATGAAAGCCGTCCCTCCGCTGGGCAAAATCGGTTGGAACAGCTTGATCACCGATATGTGTCTGTTCACGGTATGGGGATTGTTCATCGGCTACAGCATCGCTTACGAGTTCAATGACGATTCGCGCCGGGAGTTCAAGCTCGCCAACGTCTGA